The genomic stretch TGATGAACTTGATGAGGCAAGTAAGCTTGATAGTCAATGTATGATGTTAGATGATGCTATTCAGGTTGATGATGAGCTTGATGATAAATTGGATGATTTTGATGATGAAGTTTTAGACAAAGAAGATTATAATTCAGGATACATTAAAAGTGGTTTATTAAAAGATAGTAATTCTGAGGATCCAATAAGACTTTATTTAAAAGAAATAGGAAAAGAGTTTTTATTAACTGGAAATCAAGAAGTAGAACTTGCAAAACAAATGGATTCTGGGGAGAGTATAATTGAAAATATTCTTAAGAACGAGGGATTAGTTATAGAGAATTATTATAATTTGGTTAATGCTATTTATTCAAGAGTTGACAAAGAGGAATTTTTTAAAAAAGATAGAGAAAGGGAAAAAGATAATAATTTTGATTATTATAACAAAAAAAAAAGAATTACTTCATTTTACAAATCTTTGTTAAAGCCATTCCAGGATCGTTTAGTCAAGTATGTTGAGAGAAAGCATAGATTATATGAACTTGGTGAGGATATTTTTGAAGAGAGTATTACTAATGAGAGATTACAGATAAAAGAGCTTCTTAAGTCGATTCCTTTATATCAGGAGGAATTACGTCTGTTTTCAGATGATTATATTGATTCTGCTAGCAAGATAAAAGATTTAAAGAGGCAACAAAAATCTATACTGGATAGATTGAAAATAGATAAGGTGCGAAATCTTAGAATTCTTGGCAGGGATTTGGCTATTCCTGAGAAGAGAGAGAGAATAGAAAAATCTTTAAATATTAGGGAAGATTTAATTAAGGAACAAATTACAGAAGCTCAACTTGCTCAAAAAGAACTTGAGCGGATTGAGATGTATTATGAATATCCAATGGATAAGATAATAAGTATGTCAGAAGAGATCCTTAAGGGTAAACAAATGATGCAACATGCAAAGGATCAATTAATTAAAGCTAATTTGAGACTTGTTGTAAGTATTGCTAAAAAATATGCTAATAGAGGTTTACATTTCTTTGATCTTGTTCAAGAGGGTAATATTGGTCTAATTAAAGCGGTTGAAAAATTTGAGTATAAAAGGGGATTTAAGTTTTCTACTTATGCTACATGGTGGATTCGTCAGGCAATAACAAGATCAATATCAGATCAGGCACGTACCATTCGTGTACCTGTACATATGATTGAACAGATAAATAGACTTAATAGGGAAACAAGATATTTAGTTCAGGTTTTAGGTAAAGATCCAACAGATGAAGAGTTATCAATTAGGCTTGGTTGGGATCTCAAAAAAGTAAAAACCGTAAAGAATGTTTCAAGAGAACCTGTTTCACTTGAAACACCAATTGGAGAAGAAGAGGATTCTGTGCTTAGTGATTTTATTGAAGATAAGGCGATTAAAAATCCAGCAAAGCATACATCTTTTGTTGTATTACAGGATCAAATAAGGGCAGTTCTTGGAACTTTGCCAGAGAGAGAACAAGAAGTTGTTAAGATGAGATTTGGTCTTGAGGATGGATATTCTTTAACTCTTGAAGAAGTGGGATTACATTTTAATGTTACAAGAGAGAGAATTAGACAAATTGAGTCTAAAGCCTTGAGGAGACTTAAGAATCCAAAAAAAACCCAGAAACTTAAAGATTATTTGGAAGATTTAAATTGAATAAGGAGGTCTTCGTGGAGAGTAATATTGATATATTGAGAAATCTTGAAGGTATATATAAGTCTAAATTTGAACTTGAAGAACGCCAAAGGAATATTCCTAAATATTTGCAAACTAAAAAAGTTCAAATTGATGGACTTGTTGAGACTTTTGCCGAATTGCAATTACGATTTAAGGAATATCAAAAAGAAGATGCATCTTTGAAATTAGATATTCAAGATATTAATGTAAGAAAGAGCAAGGCTGAAGAGAAAATTGATAGTATTAAGACTCAAAGGGAGTATGAGGCTCTTGAAAAAGAATTGCAAACCATTATTGATGATGAAGTTGCTATTAGAAAGAAGATGACACATATTACTGGGCTTAAGACTAAAGTAGACAGGGAAATAGCCGATGTTAAGAGTAAACTTGAGATTGAGCAAAATATTTATGCTGTTGAGAGTAATGATCTTGAAAATGAACTTTTAGAAATTGTCAAAAAACTTGATTCTATAAAAAGTGAAGAAGAAAAATATTCTTCTCGTATGGATGAGGACTTTTTATTTAAATTTCAAAGAATTATTCGCAATAAATCCAATGGAGTTGTACCTTTAATTGACAGTGTTTGTAAGGGTTGTCATATGATACTTCCTGTGGAATTTGCAAATAAGGTGAGGCGTGAACCAGATGATATTAAGTTTTGTCCTTATTGTAGTAGAATACTTTATTATCAGGATAAATTTGAAGTTGGGTTGGGGATGGTTCCTGGTGGTTTAGCAGATCTTATAGAATAATATTTTAAAATTTATGTGTGTATTTGAAGTTGATATCCAGTCATCGCTTAACATACTGTATTTCAGTATCTTGAGAGGAAAGTCCGAGCTCCAATAAGAGCATAATGCTAGGTAATGCCTAGGAGTTGAAAGACTTAAGATAGTGTCACAGAAAATTACCGCCTTAGGGTAAGGGTGAAAAGGTGAGGTAAGAGCTCACCGCTTATTTAGTGATAAATAAGGTCAAGACAAACCTCATTAGGAGCAAAATCAAGTAAACAAGCTTCCTTAGCTCTTGAGGGTATGCTTGTGGGTAGATTGCATGATTTTTTCAGTGATGGAAAAACAAGATAGATGATGACATAATACAGAACTCGGCTTATGGATATCAACTTAAATTTTTTAGAGAATCTTTATGGGAATCAATTATTTGAAATTTATTTTTTATTTTGTTATAAGTTTATCACTTGTATTCTTTCTTTTTTTTATTTTATCTTATTTAAAAGCTTTTTCTAATTCTTATTTAAAA from Borrelia duttonii Ly encodes the following:
- the rpoD gene encoding RNA polymerase sigma factor RpoD, translating into MNSVDNKDLQAFKKKNSKLIKTILNYLGDKKEITFEDLSTFLSGDMLEPDNIDCIYGILENEGIGLINEKIGSDICDVDELDEASKLDSQCMMLDDAIQVDDELDDKLDDFDDEVLDKEDYNSGYIKSGLLKDSNSEDPIRLYLKEIGKEFLLTGNQEVELAKQMDSGESIIENILKNEGLVIENYYNLVNAIYSRVDKEEFFKKDREREKDNNFDYYNKKKRITSFYKSLLKPFQDRLVKYVERKHRLYELGEDIFEESITNERLQIKELLKSIPLYQEELRLFSDDYIDSASKIKDLKRQQKSILDRLKIDKVRNLRILGRDLAIPEKRERIEKSLNIREDLIKEQITEAQLAQKELERIEMYYEYPMDKIISMSEEILKGKQMMQHAKDQLIKANLRLVVSIAKKYANRGLHFFDLVQEGNIGLIKAVEKFEYKRGFKFSTYATWWIRQAITRSISDQARTIRVPVHMIEQINRLNRETRYLVQVLGKDPTDEELSIRLGWDLKKVKTVKNVSREPVSLETPIGEEEDSVLSDFIEDKAIKNPAKHTSFVVLQDQIRAVLGTLPEREQEVVKMRFGLEDGYSLTLEEVGLHFNVTRERIRQIESKALRRLKNPKKTQKLKDYLEDLN
- a CDS encoding zinc ribbon domain-containing protein gives rise to the protein MESNIDILRNLEGIYKSKFELEERQRNIPKYLQTKKVQIDGLVETFAELQLRFKEYQKEDASLKLDIQDINVRKSKAEEKIDSIKTQREYEALEKELQTIIDDEVAIRKKMTHITGLKTKVDREIADVKSKLEIEQNIYAVESNDLENELLEIVKKLDSIKSEEEKYSSRMDEDFLFKFQRIIRNKSNGVVPLIDSVCKGCHMILPVEFANKVRREPDDIKFCPYCSRILYYQDKFEVGLGMVPGGLADLIE